One genomic segment of Bradyrhizobium prioriisuperbiae includes these proteins:
- a CDS encoding GlcG/HbpS family heme-binding protein → MSLTLAQAAKIIEAALHKARELKLKPVGVAVLDARGVLVAFSGEDGGGLFRPDIARAKAYGCLGFNSGGRPLAVRAAKQPEFAAAISEISGGRFAPMPGGALVRGTDGSIIGAVGISGDTSDNDEACTIAAIEAAGLKADAGV, encoded by the coding sequence ATGTCTCTCACACTGGCGCAAGCCGCAAAGATCATTGAAGCCGCGCTGCACAAGGCGCGTGAGCTGAAACTGAAGCCGGTCGGCGTTGCCGTGCTCGATGCGCGCGGTGTGCTGGTAGCGTTCTCCGGAGAGGATGGCGGCGGTCTGTTCCGTCCCGACATCGCCCGCGCCAAGGCCTATGGCTGCCTCGGGTTCAATTCGGGCGGTCGCCCGCTTGCGGTACGGGCCGCCAAGCAGCCGGAATTCGCCGCGGCGATTTCCGAGATCAGCGGCGGCCGGTTCGCGCCGATGCCGGGTGGGGCGCTGGTGCGCGGCACTGACGGCAGCATCATCGGCGCGGTCGGCATTTCCGGTGACACTTCCGATAATGATGAGGCCTGCACCATTGCTGCCATCGAGGCCGCCGGATTGAAAGCCGATGCCGGCGTGTAG
- a CDS encoding helix-turn-helix transcriptional regulator has translation MITPAQMRAARALLGIDQRQLAEMSGVSLPTIQRMEASDGTVRGVIDTLMKVVEAFDRAGIELIGDNAQSTEGGRGVRFKHAKPPDLR, from the coding sequence ATGATCACTCCCGCTCAGATGCGCGCGGCGCGTGCGTTGCTCGGTATCGACCAGCGGCAACTCGCGGAGATGTCCGGCGTGTCGCTGCCGACGATCCAGCGCATGGAGGCGAGCGACGGCACGGTGCGCGGTGTGATCGATACCTTGATGAAAGTCGTCGAAGCCTTCGACCGCGCCGGGATCGAGCTGATCGGCGATAACGCGCAAAGCACCGAGGGGGGGCGCGGCGTGCGTTTCAAACATGCAAAGCCTCCAGATTTGCGCTGA
- the glmM gene encoding phosphoglucosamine mutase, giving the protein MARKYFGTDGIRGRANGVITPELALKVGQAAGLVFQRGDHRHRVVIGKDTRLSGYMIEYAMVAGFTSVGMDVLLLGPMPTPAVAMLTRSMRADLGVMISASHNLFDDNGIKLFGPDGYKLSDDVEMQIEQLMDESITKKLAGSASLGRARRIDGVHDRYIEFAKRTLPRSLSLDGMRVVIDCAHGAAYKVVPEALWELGADVISIGVEPDGFNINKDCGSTAPETLRSKVREMRADIGIALDGDADRVIIVDERGHVVDGDQLLAVVAQSWKEDGRLSKPGIVATVMSNLGLERYLAAEGLSLVRTSVGDRYVIEQMLAQGYNVGGEQSGHIILSDHNTTGDGFVSALQVLAVIQKLGRPVSEVCHRFDPLPQILKNVRYRSGKPLDNAEVKSAIKAAENRLNGHGRLLVRSSGTEPVIRVMGEGDDRDVVEEVVDIVVSALSQAAAA; this is encoded by the coding sequence ATGGCTCGCAAGTATTTTGGAACTGATGGCATCCGCGGTCGCGCCAATGGCGTGATCACGCCGGAGCTGGCGCTGAAGGTCGGGCAGGCCGCAGGACTGGTGTTTCAGCGTGGGGATCACCGCCACCGCGTGGTGATCGGCAAGGATACCCGCCTCTCGGGATACATGATCGAATACGCAATGGTGGCCGGCTTCACGTCGGTCGGCATGGATGTGCTGCTGCTCGGCCCGATGCCGACGCCGGCGGTGGCGATGCTGACGCGCTCGATGCGCGCCGATCTCGGCGTGATGATTTCGGCGTCCCACAACCTGTTCGACGACAACGGCATCAAACTGTTCGGGCCGGACGGCTACAAACTGTCCGATGATGTCGAGATGCAGATCGAACAGTTGATGGACGAGAGCATCACCAAGAAGCTCGCCGGCAGCGCCAGCCTTGGTCGCGCCCGCCGCATCGACGGCGTGCACGATCGTTACATCGAATTCGCCAAGCGCACCCTGCCGCGCAGTCTCAGCCTGGACGGCATGCGTGTCGTGATCGATTGTGCCCATGGCGCCGCCTACAAAGTGGTGCCAGAGGCGCTGTGGGAACTGGGCGCCGATGTCATCTCGATCGGCGTCGAGCCCGACGGTTTCAACATCAACAAGGATTGCGGCTCGACCGCGCCGGAGACGCTGCGCAGCAAGGTGCGCGAAATGCGCGCCGATATCGGTATCGCGCTCGATGGCGATGCGGATCGCGTCATCATCGTCGATGAGCGCGGCCATGTGGTCGACGGCGACCAGTTGCTTGCCGTCGTGGCGCAGAGCTGGAAGGAAGACGGGCGGCTGTCGAAGCCGGGCATCGTCGCCACCGTGATGTCGAATCTCGGTCTGGAGCGCTATCTGGCCGCTGAGGGCTTGTCGCTGGTGCGCACGTCGGTCGGTGACCGCTATGTCATCGAGCAGATGCTGGCGCAGGGCTACAATGTCGGCGGCGAGCAGTCGGGGCACATCATTCTCTCGGACCACAACACCACCGGTGACGGCTTCGTCTCCGCGCTGCAGGTGCTTGCGGTGATCCAGAAGCTGGGACGGCCGGTGTCGGAGGTTTGCCATCGCTTCGATCCGCTGCCGCAGATCCTGAAGAACGTCCGGTATCGCAGCGGCAAGCCGCTGGACAATGCCGAAGTGAAGTCCGCGATCAAGGCCGCCGAAAACAGGCTGAACGGCCATGGCCGGCTGCTGGTCCGCTCCTCCGGCACCGAACCGGTGATCCGTGTGATGGGCGAGGGCGACGATCGCGACGTGGTCGAAGAGGTGGTCGACATCGTGGTGTCGGCCTTGAGCCAGGCGGCGGCCGCGTAG
- a CDS encoding outer membrane protein: protein MRRLVLAAVMAVMAQGAQAADLPDLSDLPILRGGFSDGLSRSSVNWQGAYIGGQFGYSSGAMDFSKATQSLTAYALQNVAIGDVVSKWTLLGKSSPTSTTFGGFVGWNSQWDDVVVGIEANYSRLSGLAGSSVNNSLPAVSVDDSKCIVPPTGTTGQCGVQLSGNASAKITDVLTLRGRAGWAVDNFMPYVFGGLAVGRANIYRAATVTETDTFYTTATPPVQAGPTITSVYSQAQSGNGVFIYGYTLGVGLEAMLFGNVFARGEYEYIKFQTVNNIDLRMNTVRAGVGYKF, encoded by the coding sequence ATGCGTCGGTTGGTATTGGCAGCGGTAATGGCCGTGATGGCGCAAGGCGCACAGGCCGCCGATCTTCCGGATCTCTCCGATCTCCCGATTCTGCGCGGTGGCTTCAGCGATGGCTTGAGCAGGTCGAGCGTGAACTGGCAGGGCGCCTACATCGGTGGCCAGTTCGGCTATAGCAGCGGGGCCATGGATTTCAGCAAGGCCACGCAATCGCTTACCGCCTATGCACTTCAGAACGTCGCTATTGGCGATGTCGTTTCAAAATGGACACTGCTCGGTAAAAGTAGTCCGACAAGCACAACTTTTGGCGGATTCGTCGGTTGGAATTCGCAGTGGGACGATGTCGTTGTCGGTATCGAAGCCAACTATAGCCGGCTTTCGGGCCTGGCTGGGTCGTCGGTCAACAACTCATTGCCAGCGGTCTCCGTCGACGACAGCAAGTGCATCGTACCGCCAACAGGGACGACCGGCCAATGCGGCGTTCAACTGAGTGGAAACGCCTCGGCCAAGATAACCGATGTGCTCACCTTGCGCGGACGCGCAGGCTGGGCGGTCGATAATTTCATGCCCTATGTCTTCGGCGGTCTGGCGGTTGGTCGAGCTAATATTTATCGCGCCGCGACTGTCACCGAAACCGACACGTTCTACACGACGGCGACGCCACCGGTTCAGGCTGGGCCAACGATTACATCAGTCTATTCGCAAGCGCAGTCCGGAAACGGCGTCTTTATATACGGATATACGCTCGGCGTGGGTCTGGAAGCGATGCTGTTCGGTAACGTGTTTGCGCGTGGCGAATACGAATACATCAAGTTCCAGACGGTGAATAACATCGACCTTCGAATGAACACCGTGCGCGCCGGCGTCGGTTACAAGTTCTGA
- a CDS encoding SulP family inorganic anion transporter encodes MAATALQPTFVDLFTPKLVTVLRENYRLRDFRADVVAGLTVAIVALPLSMAIAIASGVTPDRGLYTAIVGGFVVSLLGGSRFQIGGPAGAFIVLVAATVHLHGIDGLILATMLAGLILLAAGFLQVGTFIKYIPYPVTVGFTAGIAVIIFASQIKDLLGFTLAGAEPGALLPKLQALALAWPTVSPFAVLLSALAIGTIVAIRIWRPHWPGLLIAVGLVTVVAWACNLPVETIGTRFGGIPRGLPAPQLPAITLAKIIEVLPSALSFALLGSIESLLSAVVADSMTGRRHRSNCELVAQGAANMASALFGGICVTGTIARTATNVRSGARGPLSGILHSVFLLLFMLLAAPLASYIPLAALAGVLATVAWNMAERHAFATLVRASRSDAIVVLATFLLTVFRDLTEGILAGFGLSSLLFLHRMAHTVDVMNVPLLLNEDHSDAAGGKARVPYDATLATDPDVVVYRISGAFFFGATATVADALERIAEHPKAYVIDLSAVPLLDSSAAATLGGFVRKAAGRNVRVYVTGARAPVRHTLLLHGVRQPQVRFMTSIAAAVALAHANIGAVSPPATADAANIDRSGSDPA; translated from the coding sequence ATGGCCGCCACTGCTCTGCAACCCACCTTTGTCGATCTGTTCACCCCGAAGCTCGTCACCGTGCTGCGCGAGAACTATCGGCTGCGGGATTTTCGCGCCGACGTTGTCGCCGGCCTGACGGTCGCGATCGTCGCGCTGCCGCTGTCGATGGCGATCGCGATTGCATCGGGCGTCACGCCGGATCGCGGACTCTATACCGCCATTGTCGGCGGCTTCGTTGTCTCGCTGCTCGGCGGCAGCCGGTTTCAAATCGGCGGTCCGGCCGGCGCGTTCATCGTGCTGGTGGCGGCAACCGTCCATCTGCATGGCATCGATGGCCTGATCCTCGCCACCATGCTCGCGGGCCTCATTCTGCTGGCCGCCGGTTTCCTGCAGGTCGGCACCTTCATCAAATACATTCCCTATCCGGTCACGGTCGGGTTCACCGCTGGCATCGCCGTCATCATCTTCGCCAGTCAGATCAAGGATCTTCTCGGGTTTACGCTTGCCGGCGCCGAACCCGGCGCGCTGTTGCCGAAGCTGCAGGCGCTGGCTTTGGCATGGCCGACCGTGAGTCCGTTCGCCGTGCTGTTGTCGGCGCTGGCGATCGGAACCATTGTCGCGATTCGAATCTGGCGGCCGCACTGGCCGGGACTTCTCATCGCGGTTGGCCTCGTGACGGTTGTTGCGTGGGCCTGCAATCTTCCAGTGGAAACCATCGGGACCCGCTTCGGCGGCATCCCGCGCGGGCTTCCGGCACCGCAACTGCCAGCCATCACGCTCGCCAAGATCATCGAGGTTCTGCCGTCGGCGTTGTCGTTCGCGCTGCTCGGCAGCATCGAAAGCCTGCTGTCGGCCGTCGTTGCCGACAGCATGACGGGGCGCCGCCATCGCTCCAACTGCGAACTGGTCGCCCAGGGCGCCGCCAACATGGCCTCCGCGCTGTTTGGCGGCATTTGCGTCACCGGCACCATTGCTCGCACCGCGACCAATGTCCGATCCGGCGCACGCGGGCCGCTCTCTGGGATTCTGCATTCGGTCTTCCTGTTGCTGTTCATGCTGCTGGCCGCGCCACTGGCGAGTTACATTCCGCTTGCCGCACTCGCCGGCGTATTGGCGACGGTGGCCTGGAACATGGCCGAGCGGCACGCGTTCGCAACTCTGGTGCGCGCGTCACGCAGCGATGCGATCGTCGTTCTGGCAACCTTCCTGCTGACTGTGTTTCGTGATCTGACGGAAGGTATTCTTGCCGGCTTTGGCCTCAGTTCGCTGCTGTTCCTGCATCGCATGGCTCACACCGTTGACGTCATGAATGTGCCGCTCTTGTTGAATGAGGATCACTCCGACGCCGCGGGCGGAAAAGCGCGGGTGCCTTACGACGCGACACTCGCGACCGATCCCGATGTGGTGGTGTATCGCATTTCCGGGGCCTTCTTTTTTGGCGCGACGGCGACCGTTGCCGATGCGCTGGAACGGATCGCCGAACATCCGAAAGCCTATGTGATCGATCTGTCGGCGGTGCCGCTGCTGGATTCGAGCGCCGCAGCAACGCTCGGAGGCTTTGTGCGCAAGGCGGCGGGCAGGAATGTGCGTGTCTACGTGACCGGGGCGCGGGCCCCGGTGCGACATACGCTGCTGCTTCATGGGGTTCGCCAACCGCAGGTCCGTTTCATGACCAGCATTGCTGCGGCGGTCGCGCTGGCACACGCCAATATTGGCGCGGTCTCACCGCCGGCGACGGCCGATGCCGCCAATATCGATCGGTCCGGCTCCGACCCTGCCTGA
- a CDS encoding phosphoserine transaminase: protein MTQAKPATRPNVPHFSSGPCAKRPGWTPENLKDAALGRSHRAKVGKTKLKLAIDLTREVLGVPADYKIGIVPASDTGAVEMALWSLLGPRPVTTIAWESFGDGWVTDVIKQLKLKDVTKLTAGYGEIPDLSKVDPASDVVFTWNGTTSGVRVANADWIKADREGLTICDATSAAFAQPLDWPKLDVVTFSWQKALGGEAAHGMLILSPRAVARLESYTPPWPLPKIFRMTKGGKLIDGIFVGETINTPSMLCVEDYLDALNWGKSVGGLKSLIARADANTKVITDWVAKTPWVDFLAADPAIRSNTSVCLKVVDPAITALPADAQAAFAKALVGAVEKEGAGYDLGHYRDAPPGLRIWCGATVEASDVAALTHWLDWAFAEAKAAQAKAA from the coding sequence ATGACACAGGCGAAGCCCGCCACGCGGCCCAACGTTCCGCATTTCTCTTCCGGCCCCTGCGCCAAGCGCCCCGGCTGGACCCCCGAAAATCTCAAGGACGCAGCGCTCGGCCGCTCGCATCGCGCCAAGGTCGGCAAGACCAAGCTCAAGCTTGCGATTGACCTGACCCGCGAAGTGCTCGGAGTTCCGGCTGACTACAAGATCGGCATTGTGCCGGCGTCCGACACCGGCGCCGTCGAAATGGCGCTGTGGTCGCTGCTCGGCCCGCGGCCCGTCACCACCATCGCCTGGGAATCGTTCGGCGACGGCTGGGTCACCGACGTGATCAAGCAGCTCAAGTTGAAGGACGTCACCAAGCTCACCGCGGGCTATGGCGAGATCCCGGATCTGTCGAAGGTCGATCCGGCGTCCGACGTGGTGTTCACCTGGAACGGCACCACCTCCGGTGTGCGCGTCGCCAACGCCGACTGGATCAAGGCGGATCGCGAAGGCCTGACCATCTGCGACGCCACGTCCGCTGCGTTTGCGCAGCCGCTCGACTGGCCGAAGCTCGATGTCGTCACCTTCTCCTGGCAGAAGGCGCTGGGCGGCGAAGCCGCGCACGGCATGCTGATCTTGTCGCCCCGCGCCGTGGCGCGGCTGGAAAGCTACACCCCGCCGTGGCCGCTGCCGAAGATCTTCCGCATGACCAAGGGCGGCAAGCTGATCGACGGCATCTTTGTCGGCGAAACCATCAACACCCCGTCGATGCTTTGCGTCGAGGACTATCTCGATGCGCTGAACTGGGGCAAGTCGGTCGGCGGCCTCAAGAGCCTGATCGCACGTGCTGATGCCAACACCAAGGTGATCACCGATTGGGTTGCGAAGACGCCGTGGGTGGATTTCCTCGCCGCTGATCCCGCAATCCGCTCCAACACCTCGGTGTGTCTCAAGGTTGTCGATCCGGCGATCACCGCATTGCCGGCCGACGCGCAGGCAGCCTTCGCCAAGGCGCTGGTTGGCGCGGTGGAGAAGGAAGGCGCGGGTTACGATCTCGGCCACTACCGTGATGCCCCTCCCGGCCTGCGCATCTGGTGCGGGGCCACGGTGGAAGCGTCCGACGTAGCCGCCCTGACGCACTGGCTCGATTGGGCCTTTGCGGAAGCCAAGGCCGCGCAGGCGAAAGCTGCCTGA
- a CDS encoding alpha-hydroxy acid oxidase, which produces MKDITCIEDLRQLHKRRVPRAFFGYVDAGSYAEETLRANREDLQKIKLRQRILVDISKRDLGTTVLGETIKLPLILAPIGSGGMQYGDGEIHACRAAQAAGIPYTLSTMSICSIEDVAANVDKPFWFQLYVMKDRGFCKALIERAIAAKCSALVLTVDLQLLGQRHADIKNGLSVPPQLLKFNNIVDFITKPGWVAGILRGKSRTFGNIAGHLPHAQDLASISGWVASQFDTSLNWKDVEWIRSIWPGKLILKGIHDVEDAREAVKTGAHGMVVSNHGGRQLDGAPSSISVLPKIVDAIGTQTEVLFDGGIRSGQDVMRALARGAKSCMIGRSYIYGLGAGGEAGVAKAIDIIAQELSVTMGLCGINKISEIGPQVIAE; this is translated from the coding sequence ATGAAAGACATCACCTGCATCGAGGACCTTCGGCAGCTTCACAAGCGCCGGGTGCCGCGCGCCTTTTTCGGCTATGTCGACGCCGGCTCCTATGCAGAGGAAACGCTGCGCGCCAATCGCGAGGACCTGCAGAAGATCAAGCTGCGGCAGCGGATCCTGGTCGATATCTCGAAGCGCGATCTCGGCACCACGGTCCTTGGCGAGACAATCAAGTTGCCCCTGATCCTCGCGCCGATCGGCTCCGGCGGCATGCAGTATGGCGACGGCGAAATCCACGCCTGCCGCGCCGCCCAGGCCGCCGGCATTCCCTATACGCTCTCCACCATGTCGATCTGCTCGATCGAAGACGTCGCCGCCAATGTCGACAAGCCATTCTGGTTTCAGCTCTATGTGATGAAAGATCGCGGCTTCTGCAAAGCCCTGATCGAACGCGCGATCGCGGCGAAATGCAGCGCGCTGGTGCTGACTGTCGACCTGCAACTGCTGGGCCAGCGCCACGCCGACATCAAGAACGGGCTGTCGGTGCCGCCGCAGCTTCTGAAATTCAACAACATCGTCGACTTCATCACCAAGCCGGGATGGGTCGCTGGCATCCTGCGCGGCAAGAGCCGGACTTTCGGCAACATTGCCGGTCATCTGCCGCACGCTCAGGATCTGGCCTCTATATCCGGCTGGGTCGCGTCGCAGTTCGACACCTCGCTGAACTGGAAGGACGTGGAATGGATCCGCAGCATCTGGCCGGGCAAGCTGATCCTCAAAGGCATTCATGATGTCGAAGACGCGCGCGAGGCGGTGAAGACCGGCGCGCACGGCATGGTGGTCTCGAACCACGGCGGACGCCAGCTCGACGGAGCCCCCTCGTCGATCTCCGTGCTGCCGAAGATCGTCGACGCGATCGGCACGCAGACCGAAGTGTTGTTCGATGGCGGTATCCGCTCGGGTCAGGACGTCATGCGCGCACTGGCGCGCGGCGCGAAATCCTGCATGATCGGACGCTCCTATATTTACGGCCTCGGCGCCGGTGGCGAGGCCGGCGTCGCCAAGGCGATCGACATCATCGCGCAGGAGCTCAGCGTAACCATGGGGCTGTGCGGCATCAACAAGATCAGCGAGATCGGACCGCAGGTCATCGCAGAGTAA
- a CDS encoding outer membrane protein, which translates to MRNLKYLLAATAASLLSTAALAADLPIAPPPAYAPPPPADFGGWYLRGDIGISNQSVKRLNNALDANLITQNQTLGFDSAGIYGLGVGYQINNWFRVDATGEYRASANFHGRDLNTFPVGGGPIGAGVDNYSASKSEWLFLANAYVDLGTWWCVTPFIGAGVGTSRVTISNFTDQGLASFGAGALPSSAFADSASKWNFAWAVHAGLAYKVTPGLTMELAYRYVDLGDGITGDIKAFDGTNNVVNPMTFKHITSQDVRLGVRWSLDPTPVYAPRPLITKG; encoded by the coding sequence ATGCGTAATCTGAAGTATCTGCTTGCCGCCACCGCGGCATCGTTATTGTCGACCGCGGCGCTGGCTGCCGATCTTCCGATCGCGCCGCCGCCAGCCTACGCGCCGCCGCCGCCCGCCGACTTCGGCGGCTGGTATCTGCGCGGCGATATCGGCATCAGCAATCAGAGCGTGAAGCGTTTGAACAACGCGCTCGACGCCAACCTGATCACGCAGAACCAGACGCTGGGCTTCGACAGCGCAGGCATTTACGGCCTCGGTGTGGGCTACCAGATCAACAACTGGTTTCGCGTAGACGCGACCGGTGAATATCGGGCGAGCGCGAACTTCCATGGACGCGATCTCAACACTTTCCCGGTCGGTGGTGGCCCGATCGGCGCCGGCGTTGACAACTATTCGGCCAGCAAGTCCGAGTGGCTGTTCCTGGCCAATGCCTATGTTGATCTCGGCACCTGGTGGTGTGTCACACCGTTCATCGGCGCCGGTGTCGGTACCTCGCGCGTCACCATCTCCAACTTCACTGACCAAGGGCTCGCGAGTTTCGGGGCCGGAGCTCTCCCCAGCTCGGCCTTCGCCGACAGCGCCTCGAAATGGAACTTCGCTTGGGCCGTCCACGCCGGCCTCGCCTACAAGGTCACGCCAGGCCTGACGATGGAACTGGCTTATCGCTATGTCGATCTGGGCGACGGCATCACCGGCGACATCAAGGCCTTCGACGGCACCAACAACGTCGTCAACCCGATGACCTTCAAGCACATCACCTCGCAGGACGTGCGTCTCGGCGTGCGCTGGTCGCTCGACCCGACTCCGGTCTACGCGCCGCGGCCGCTGATCACCAAGGGCTGA
- a CDS encoding MFS transporter: protein MNKPVVIAEDAVAVPTVTSTTGQISAGPTYVVLGSISFSHFLNDTMQSLIPSVYPILKDNYALDFAQIGLITLVFQITASLLQPLVGIVTDKKPMPYSLAAGMGFTFFGLLLISVAHHYYVILLAAALVGLGSAVFHPESARIARLASGGRFGFAQSVFQVGGNFGSAMGPVLAALIVVPFGQPSLAWFSLIAALAIVILWRIGNWYKPRIVPRKAAQLVRDPHAPSTSRIAMAIAILIVLVFSKYFYMASIGSYYTFYLIHKFGVSTQSAQLYLFLFLGAVAAGTFFGGPIGDRIGRRYVIWASILGALPFTLLLPHADLMWSAVLSVIIGFIMASAMPAIMVYAQELLPHRFGMISGLFFGFAFGAGGIGAAVFGEVADRMGIDFVYAICAFLPAIGLLAVFLPNLKRSVQA, encoded by the coding sequence GTGAACAAGCCTGTCGTCATTGCCGAAGACGCTGTTGCCGTGCCGACAGTGACGTCGACCACCGGCCAGATCTCCGCCGGGCCTACCTACGTCGTGCTCGGCAGCATCAGCTTTTCGCATTTCCTCAACGACACCATGCAGTCGTTGATTCCATCGGTGTACCCGATCCTGAAGGACAACTACGCGCTCGACTTCGCGCAGATCGGGCTGATCACCCTGGTCTTCCAGATAACGGCCTCGCTGCTGCAGCCGCTTGTCGGCATTGTCACCGACAAGAAGCCGATGCCGTATTCGCTTGCCGCCGGCATGGGCTTCACGTTCTTCGGCCTGTTGCTGATCAGCGTCGCGCACCACTACTACGTCATTCTGCTGGCAGCGGCTTTGGTCGGTCTGGGATCGGCGGTGTTTCATCCGGAATCTGCGCGCATTGCGCGGCTCGCCTCCGGCGGTCGCTTCGGCTTCGCACAGTCGGTGTTTCAGGTCGGGGGCAATTTCGGCTCGGCGATGGGGCCGGTGCTGGCGGCGCTGATCGTGGTGCCATTCGGCCAGCCGAGTCTGGCGTGGTTTTCGTTGATCGCGGCGCTGGCCATTGTGATCTTGTGGCGGATCGGGAACTGGTACAAACCCCGCATCGTGCCGCGCAAGGCGGCCCAGCTCGTGCGCGATCCGCACGCGCCGTCGACGTCGCGCATTGCGATGGCGATCGCGATCCTGATCGTGCTGGTGTTCTCCAAATATTTCTACATGGCCAGCATCGGCAGCTATTATACGTTCTATCTCATTCACAAGTTCGGCGTGTCGACCCAAAGCGCGCAGCTCTATCTGTTCCTGTTTCTTGGAGCGGTCGCAGCCGGCACCTTCTTCGGCGGGCCGATCGGCGATCGCATCGGGCGTCGCTATGTGATCTGGGCCTCGATCCTGGGCGCGCTGCCGTTCACGCTGCTGCTGCCGCACGCCGACCTGATGTGGAGCGCGGTGCTCAGTGTCATCATCGGTTTCATCATGGCCTCCGCGATGCCGGCGATCATGGTCTATGCGCAGGAATTGCTGCCACATCGCTTCGGCATGATCTCCGGGCTGTTCTTCGGCTTTGCGTTCGGTGCCGGCGGCATCGGCGCCGCGGTGTTCGGCGAGGTTGCCGATCGCATGGGAATCGATTTCGTGTATGCGATCTGCGCGTTCCTGCCGGCGATTGGTTTGCTGGCGGTGTTCCTGCCCAACCTGAAGCGCAGCGTCCAAGCATAG
- a CDS encoding shikimate dehydrogenase — translation MSKLRAACLIGWPAAHSRSPIIHKYWLDKLGIAGDYRIEAVPPDAIDDFVGQLTSHGYVGANVTIPHKERMLALASPDARAQAVGAANTLWFDNGVLRSTNTDVEGFIHNLDASAPGWDGTAQALVLGAGGSSRAVIFGLLERGIARIGLANRTQARAEELASQFGARVHVVAWDAIGDILPATRLLVNTTSLGMNGQPALALDVGRLPSDAVVSDLVYAPLVTPLLASATARGLRTADGLGMLLYQAVRGFSLWFGQTPHVTPELRALVEADLFTRK, via the coding sequence ATGAGCAAGCTTCGCGCGGCATGTCTGATTGGCTGGCCGGCGGCGCATTCGCGCTCGCCGATCATCCACAAGTATTGGCTCGATAAGCTCGGTATCGCCGGCGATTATCGGATCGAGGCCGTGCCGCCCGATGCGATCGATGATTTCGTCGGGCAGTTGACGTCGCACGGTTATGTCGGCGCCAACGTCACCATTCCCCACAAGGAGCGCATGCTGGCGCTGGCATCGCCGGATGCGCGGGCGCAGGCGGTGGGAGCAGCCAACACGCTGTGGTTCGACAACGGAGTGCTGCGATCCACCAACACCGACGTCGAAGGCTTCATCCATAATCTGGATGCCAGCGCGCCGGGCTGGGACGGCACGGCTCAAGCGCTGGTGCTCGGGGCCGGGGGCTCGTCGCGGGCCGTGATCTTCGGCCTGCTGGAGCGCGGCATCGCCCGGATCGGCCTCGCCAATCGCACCCAGGCCCGGGCCGAGGAGCTCGCATCGCAATTTGGTGCCAGGGTTCATGTGGTCGCATGGGATGCCATCGGCGATATCCTCCCCGCGACACGGCTGCTGGTGAATACCACGTCCCTTGGCATGAACGGGCAGCCGGCGCTGGCCCTCGACGTCGGCCGGCTTCCTTCCGACGCGGTGGTGAGTGATCTGGTTTACGCGCCGCTGGTGACGCCGTTGCTTGCGTCTGCCACGGCAAGAGGGCTGCGGACGGCGGATGGCCTGGGGATGCTGTTGTACCAGGCAGTGCGCGGCTTTTCGCTGTGGTTTGGGCAGACACCGCACGTCACGCCTGAACTGCGGGCGCTGGTCGAGGCGGATCTCTTCACACGCAAGTGA